A genomic stretch from Telmatocola sphagniphila includes:
- a CDS encoding TIGR03067 domain-containing protein gives MKRVMYLLFFVFLFDLIGCSPEPLVQSNRRQTQQEKKESEASIIGKWELVKCVFKGKEAPSNLLRDVEVIIDTEKISFKPAIISSTGRNKEKTEFRLEGSFKAKLKFDPYHSPHSNLDLTVEEDGESNLLKGIYKLDVNNLKICVSPTSERPKDFSSTDSSDTRLLELKRKTDQ, from the coding sequence ATGAAACGAGTGATGTATTTATTATTTTTTGTATTTTTATTTGACTTAATAGGGTGCTCACCGGAACCCTTGGTTCAATCAAATCGACGCCAAACTCAACAGGAAAAAAAAGAATCTGAAGCTTCCATTATTGGAAAATGGGAGCTTGTCAAATGTGTATTTAAGGGAAAAGAGGCTCCCTCTAATTTACTTCGAGATGTCGAAGTCATTATTGACACTGAAAAAATCTCATTTAAACCGGCAATTATTTCATCTACTGGCAGAAATAAAGAGAAAACCGAATTCCGATTGGAAGGCAGTTTCAAGGCTAAGCTAAAATTCGATCCGTATCACAGTCCGCACTCCAACCTGGATCTCACTGTTGAAGAGGACGGTGAGAGTAATTTGCTGAAAGGCATCTATAAATTAGATGTTAACAATTTGAAGATTTGTGTATCACCTACTTCAGAGAGGCCTAAGGATTTTTCGTCTACTGATAGCTCAGATACCCGTTTACTTGAACTCAAAAGAAAAACTGATCAATAA
- a CDS encoding PDZ domain-containing protein has product MKYIFCQILFLIAGHSCFGQKTDVANYIIEVIKIPNNGKAILVPISISNKKYLFLFDTGAARSAFDIRLPVKDASLTTELAVGTSGSKELRTGKPGDGYLGRMNIKDSINNVWLDNMSNLRNSLGKEVYGVLGLDFIVNKIIQIDFDNGELRFLDKIKEPPGDVYDLSINKIGQVEISAKLNDSILDKFVVDTGFISTQSGFLKEDTSSALKINTKFHMVGDGIFQGIAGENTQSFTQFDTIKFGDKLIKKPIFTINNTSILSNYFLSRFLVTIDYSQKKIYLKPGKNYTKKDLYNLSGMHLLVDDKKIIIDGLDEGSVSKKSGILIGDQIFKLETIELAKLDVEDLRILLSTPGDLKLTIQRKSKMIDFVLRLK; this is encoded by the coding sequence ATGAAATATATTTTCTGTCAAATCCTATTTTTGATTGCAGGCCATTCATGCTTTGGACAAAAAACAGACGTTGCTAATTATATAATTGAGGTAATTAAAATACCTAATAATGGAAAAGCCATTCTGGTACCAATATCTATCTCTAATAAAAAATATTTGTTTTTGTTCGATACTGGAGCAGCACGTTCTGCATTTGATATTCGATTGCCAGTTAAAGATGCCTCTCTTACAACGGAGCTGGCTGTAGGAACTTCCGGATCAAAAGAGTTGCGAACTGGCAAACCAGGAGATGGATATCTTGGTCGGATGAATATTAAAGATTCAATAAACAATGTTTGGCTAGATAACATGTCGAATCTTCGGAACTCTTTAGGCAAAGAAGTTTATGGTGTTTTGGGATTAGATTTTATTGTGAACAAAATTATTCAAATAGATTTTGACAATGGCGAGCTTAGATTTCTGGATAAAATCAAAGAACCGCCAGGAGATGTTTACGATCTCTCTATAAACAAAATCGGTCAAGTTGAAATAAGTGCAAAGCTGAACGATTCTATACTGGACAAATTTGTTGTTGATACAGGCTTCATTTCCACACAGAGTGGTTTTCTAAAAGAGGATACGTCAAGCGCGCTCAAAATCAACACAAAGTTCCACATGGTCGGCGATGGCATTTTTCAGGGAATAGCTGGGGAAAACACTCAATCGTTTACGCAATTTGACACTATTAAATTTGGCGATAAATTAATCAAAAAGCCGATATTCACAATCAATAATACTAGTATTCTTAGCAATTACTTTCTGTCTCGTTTTTTGGTGACAATTGACTATTCTCAAAAAAAAATATATCTAAAACCAGGAAAGAATTATACAAAAAAAGACTTGTATAATTTGAGCGGTATGCACCTCCTGGTTGACGATAAAAAAATTATCATCGATGGGCTGGATGAGGGAAGTGTGTCCAAGAAATCGGGAATTCTTATTGGCGATCAGATTTTCAAATTAGAAACTATCGAATTGGCTAAACTTGACGTAGAAGATTTAAGGATTTTGCTTAGTACTCCTGGAGATTTAAAATTAACAATTCAGAGAAAATCTAAGATGATTGATTTTGTTTTGCGTTTAAAATAA
- a CDS encoding transposase, with product MSQLNAENNSRERRHFSPAAKVAILRQHFLEGKAISEICQNEEIAVTQFL from the coding sequence ATGAGCCAATTGAACGCCGAGAACAATTCGAGAGAACGTCGTCATTTCAGCCCGGCTGCCAAGGTGGCCATCCTGCGACAGCATTTTCTGGAAGGTAAAGCCATCTCGGAGATCTGCCAGAACGAAGAGATCGCCGTCACTCAGTTTTTGTAA
- a CDS encoding transposase family protein yields MTLQDLFPQEAGLVVTDFALTPDLLALALKTTCPSSQCPDCGQRTDRIHSHYWRVLADLPWQARRVLLRIELRKFRCMNAACPRQIFCVRLL; encoded by the coding sequence ATGACTCTGCAGGACCTCTTTCCTCAAGAGGCCGGTTTGGTCGTTACCGATTTCGCTCTCACTCCGGATCTTTTGGCCCTTGCTCTAAAAACCACATGCCCGAGTTCGCAGTGCCCCGACTGTGGCCAGCGGACAGATCGGATTCACAGCCATTATTGGCGGGTATTGGCGGACTTACCCTGGCAAGCTCGACGAGTATTGCTCCGGATCGAACTGCGAAAATTTCGATGCATGAATGCCGCTTGCCCCAGGCAAATCTTCTGTGTACGGCTACTATGA
- the trhA gene encoding PAQR family membrane homeostasis protein TrhA, with translation MGLRDPFSSISHLLTAIWALYVTVLMLRQSHRNSMKRFSTFVYGLSMVCLYSASGLFHALPISQEAHPLAFRFFQRLDMSAIYILIAGTNTPIIVMLLRGFPLRASICIMWMLAFSAVLVLWILEKPPHYVIVIISLSMGWIGILPMVYYYRAVGSWAMNYVWVGGILYSLGATCELTEWPENMYIPFRFGSHEVFHVFSSAGSFAFYFFISRHVIPYSGPDHLEVPPEARSDSTSPV, from the coding sequence GTGGGTTTACGCGATCCTTTCAGTTCTATTTCTCATCTTCTGACTGCGATTTGGGCACTGTACGTCACCGTTCTGATGCTGCGACAATCGCATCGGAATTCGATGAAGCGCTTCTCCACCTTTGTCTACGGCCTCTCAATGGTCTGCCTCTACTCGGCCAGCGGTCTGTTCCATGCGCTACCGATCAGCCAGGAAGCCCATCCCCTCGCTTTTCGGTTTTTCCAGCGGCTCGACATGTCGGCCATTTACATTCTGATCGCCGGGACCAATACGCCGATCATCGTCATGCTCCTGCGCGGCTTCCCGCTCAGAGCCAGCATCTGCATCATGTGGATGCTCGCCTTCAGTGCGGTACTGGTGCTCTGGATCCTGGAAAAGCCGCCGCATTACGTCATCGTGATTATCAGTCTGAGCATGGGCTGGATAGGTATTCTGCCGATGGTCTACTACTACCGGGCCGTCGGGTCCTGGGCGATGAACTACGTCTGGGTGGGCGGCATCCTCTATAGTCTGGGGGCGACCTGCGAATTGACCGAATGGCCCGAGAATATGTACATTCCGTTCCGGTTCGGCTCGCATGAAGTCTTTCACGTTTTCAGCTCGGCCGGTAGTTTCGCGTTCTATTTTTTCATCAGCCGGCACGTTATTCCGTACAGCGGACCGGATCATTTGGAAGTGCCTCCCGAGGCCCGGTCGGACTCCACGAGTCCGGTCTGA
- a CDS encoding protein kinase domain-containing protein — MKDEPTHLLRAVSNPKDTGKVSPAHRVQSAAQFIDMSEILVTSIATYRMEGILGRGGMGTVHKARDLHLDRDVALKVLNFSTAPENPLYPKTNELSTYDRFLQETRIAAQLQHPNIPPVYDSGELPDGRPFLAMKLIRGRNLADLLAERSTPNAFSPRDLGIFEQICQAIAYAHSQNVIHRDLKPSNIMVGAFGEVQVMDWGVSRILSPGQASNPSIELPELPHSEETDPTRSPLDIETYAGSMVGTASFIPPEQARGERDLMDRQSDVFGLGAILAVILTGHPPYIGQEGTQVRFHAMQGRLADCYERLRQSKADPEWIELAIACLQPERAKRPLDAGVVAERVRLIREKSEERARRAEIESAQASVRIREERKRRYMTLILTSSLLVGLLFAGFVYLYLLRLEAEQRQVDQYRLAMEIQQHNTSQAEELRRQEITRNSVKLGLKEVNALEERGAWERARDLLLHQKELVETFYEASLKEEVLKAQVDLNFLREMDEIRLTKYEATFDPVVITEANRNYAEFFRKQQLLSAKKNNIAESAKKLLDSPRKKELIDALLDWMAHERNRNVTTQINQILHLATSAFYRDLNYLNEVQNRNFIAVADQLLQSDAGPSDFIRIAFLFKSHKDQIGFLERALIKFPADFWLQYALADIYILQKNTTRGIGIIRAVLTLRPEAYPAWNTLGKLLMDARDFDLANICFEKAEELGGASARNYFYRGNLHRARGDKETALNWYQRALDLDCTSPAIWAGLGRLEGELKLGDPESCFRTALKFNPKSEEALEFLGNYLFEEGRLEESLVYRKRHAELKPYDSTLLAQYGEVLITLKRFDEATPVVEKAIQQYPRNPLAQNLLGQLLLQKEKPPKQALTHFSLAVALEPLNEKFSADYVTALLSVPDPVGAEREKQRLKQELEKEKQKKLKEMENHLTQPTPSKN, encoded by the coding sequence ATGAAGGACGAACCTACGCACCTGTTGCGTGCGGTCAGTAATCCCAAAGATACCGGAAAGGTCAGCCCGGCTCACCGGGTGCAATCGGCCGCGCAGTTTATCGACATGTCTGAGATCCTGGTAACCTCGATCGCGACCTATCGCATGGAAGGGATATTGGGCCGGGGCGGCATGGGAACGGTTCACAAAGCCCGCGATTTGCATCTGGACCGGGATGTCGCCCTGAAAGTATTGAATTTCTCCACGGCTCCTGAGAATCCGCTTTATCCGAAAACAAACGAGTTGTCGACCTACGATCGGTTTTTGCAGGAAACGCGAATCGCGGCCCAATTGCAGCATCCCAATATTCCCCCGGTGTACGATTCGGGGGAGTTGCCCGACGGCCGACCCTTCTTGGCCATGAAGCTGATCCGAGGCCGGAATCTGGCCGATCTGCTGGCCGAGCGTTCGACCCCCAATGCGTTTTCGCCGCGCGATCTGGGGATTTTCGAACAGATTTGCCAGGCGATTGCCTATGCGCACAGTCAGAATGTGATTCACCGCGATTTGAAACCTTCCAACATCATGGTCGGTGCCTTCGGGGAAGTGCAGGTGATGGACTGGGGGGTCAGCCGAATCCTGTCCCCCGGCCAGGCTTCCAATCCCTCCATCGAACTTCCGGAACTCCCCCACTCCGAAGAAACCGATCCGACGAGATCGCCGTTAGACATTGAAACTTATGCCGGCTCCATGGTCGGCACCGCCTCTTTCATTCCTCCCGAGCAAGCCCGCGGCGAACGGGATCTGATGGATCGTCAGTCGGACGTGTTCGGGCTGGGAGCAATCCTGGCGGTGATTCTCACGGGACATCCGCCGTATATCGGCCAGGAGGGGACTCAGGTCCGGTTCCATGCGATGCAGGGTCGGCTGGCCGACTGCTACGAGCGATTACGGCAATCGAAAGCCGATCCGGAATGGATCGAGCTGGCCATCGCCTGTTTGCAGCCCGAGCGGGCGAAGCGTCCTCTGGATGCCGGTGTAGTCGCGGAGCGAGTGCGGCTGATTCGCGAGAAATCGGAAGAGCGGGCACGCCGGGCCGAAATCGAGAGTGCTCAGGCGAGTGTGCGCATCCGGGAGGAGCGCAAGCGCCGCTATATGACGCTGATCCTGACCAGCAGCCTGCTGGTCGGTCTGCTCTTCGCCGGATTTGTTTACCTGTATTTGTTGCGGTTGGAGGCCGAGCAACGGCAGGTGGATCAGTACCGCCTGGCCATGGAGATCCAGCAGCACAACACCTCGCAGGCGGAAGAACTTCGTCGCCAGGAAATCACCCGCAATTCCGTGAAGCTCGGCTTAAAGGAAGTCAACGCACTCGAGGAGCGTGGAGCCTGGGAACGGGCCAGGGACTTGCTGTTGCATCAGAAAGAGCTCGTCGAAACTTTCTACGAAGCTTCGCTGAAAGAGGAGGTACTCAAGGCTCAAGTCGACCTGAATTTTCTGCGGGAGATGGATGAGATTCGGTTGACTAAATACGAGGCGACGTTCGATCCCGTGGTGATCACTGAAGCGAATCGGAACTATGCGGAATTTTTCCGAAAGCAGCAACTCCTCTCCGCTAAGAAAAACAACATTGCCGAATCGGCCAAAAAGTTGCTGGATTCCCCGAGAAAGAAAGAACTTATCGATGCGCTTCTGGATTGGATGGCGCACGAACGCAATCGAAATGTCACCACTCAGATCAATCAAATCCTGCATCTGGCGACGAGTGCTTTTTATCGCGATCTCAATTACCTGAATGAAGTGCAGAACCGGAATTTTATCGCGGTAGCCGATCAGCTTTTGCAAAGTGATGCCGGCCCCTCCGACTTCATTCGCATTGCCTTCCTGTTTAAAAGTCACAAAGATCAAATCGGCTTTCTGGAACGCGCGCTGATTAAATTTCCCGCGGATTTCTGGCTGCAGTACGCCCTGGCCGATATCTACATCCTGCAAAAAAATACCACCCGCGGCATTGGGATCATTCGAGCCGTGCTGACCCTGCGCCCGGAAGCCTACCCGGCCTGGAATACTCTCGGAAAATTGTTGATGGACGCCCGCGATTTCGATCTGGCGAACATCTGTTTCGAGAAAGCAGAGGAGCTCGGCGGCGCCTCGGCCCGGAACTACTTCTATCGCGGCAACCTGCATCGGGCACGCGGCGACAAAGAGACCGCGCTGAATTGGTATCAACGGGCGCTGGATCTGGATTGCACCTCACCCGCCATTTGGGCCGGGCTCGGCCGACTCGAAGGGGAACTGAAGCTGGGAGATCCCGAATCGTGCTTCCGCACGGCTCTGAAATTCAACCCGAAGAGCGAGGAGGCTCTGGAATTTCTGGGGAACTATCTCTTTGAAGAGGGACGCCTGGAAGAATCGTTAGTCTACCGGAAAAGGCACGCCGAACTCAAACCGTACGACAGTACGCTACTCGCCCAATATGGCGAAGTGCTCATTACTCTCAAGCGTTTCGACGAAGCCACGCCTGTAGTGGAAAAAGCGATTCAGCAATATCCGAGAAACCCGCTGGCACAGAATCTCCTGGGCCAGTTGTTGCTGCAGAAAGAGAAGCCACCCAAGCAGGCACTGACCCACTTTTCTCTGGCGGTCGCTTTAGAACCACTGAATGAAAAATTCTCCGCCGATTATGTGACGGCCCTGCTTTCAGTTCCGGATCCGGTCGGAGCGGAAAGAGAAAAGCAGCGATTGAAGCAGGAATTGGAAAAGGAAAAGCAGAAGAAGCTCAAGGAAATGGAAAATCATCTGACCCAGCCGACTCCGTCGAAAAATTGA
- a CDS encoding cofactor-independent phosphoglycerate mutase has protein sequence MKYAIIIPDGCADEPQPGLGNQTPLQAARLPNMDAIVRQGVCGRSNNVPQPLTPASDVATLSLFGYDPLQVYTGRAPLETVALGIELGPQDWAIRCNLVNIVDGKMKDFTAGHINNADGARLMPTIQEKLGGATPGGRLEFFQGVQYRNILVFRAPVQPAPFGKETKTQPPHDIPDQPIEGYLPQGPGSELLRQLMQASIPLLAGHPVNRERIARGEKPATQIWLWGQGISPTVEKYAKTYGPQGAIISAVDLVRGTGMLIGWKRIDSPGATGYFDTDYAAKGRTGIEALKSHDVVCVHVEAPDEASHEGKADEKILALERIDEHIVGPLHAALKTYGDYRILVSPDHRTPLRTRSHAYGAVPFAICGTGISSKGQNSYDEVVAAASDLEFDPGWKLMKWFLGK, from the coding sequence ATGAAGTACGCGATTATTATTCCGGATGGCTGTGCGGATGAGCCGCAGCCGGGCTTGGGAAACCAGACTCCGCTTCAGGCGGCGCGATTGCCGAACATGGATGCGATCGTCCGCCAGGGAGTATGTGGCCGATCCAACAATGTGCCGCAGCCGTTGACCCCGGCCAGCGATGTGGCGACTCTCAGTCTGTTCGGTTACGATCCGCTGCAAGTCTACACCGGGCGGGCTCCGCTGGAGACGGTGGCCCTGGGGATCGAGCTCGGTCCACAAGATTGGGCCATCCGCTGCAACTTGGTGAATATCGTCGACGGCAAGATGAAAGATTTCACGGCCGGGCACATCAACAATGCCGACGGCGCCCGGTTGATGCCGACGATTCAGGAAAAGCTGGGCGGCGCTACGCCCGGCGGCCGACTGGAATTCTTCCAGGGAGTGCAGTACCGCAATATCCTGGTGTTCCGGGCTCCGGTTCAGCCGGCCCCGTTCGGTAAAGAAACCAAAACTCAGCCGCCGCACGATATACCCGATCAGCCGATTGAGGGTTACCTGCCGCAGGGACCGGGCAGCGAGTTGCTTCGACAATTGATGCAAGCCAGCATTCCCCTCTTGGCCGGTCATCCGGTGAATCGGGAGCGCATCGCCCGGGGTGAAAAACCGGCCACGCAAATCTGGTTGTGGGGCCAGGGTATTTCGCCGACGGTCGAGAAGTACGCCAAAACCTACGGCCCGCAGGGGGCCATTATTTCCGCCGTCGATCTGGTGCGCGGCACCGGCATGCTGATCGGCTGGAAGCGCATCGACTCCCCGGGAGCCACCGGCTACTTCGATACCGATTACGCCGCCAAGGGACGGACGGGCATTGAAGCTCTGAAGAGCCACGATGTCGTCTGCGTTCATGTGGAAGCGCCGGATGAAGCTTCGCACGAGGGCAAGGCGGATGAGAAAATTCTCGCTCTGGAGCGCATCGACGAGCACATCGTCGGACCGTTGCACGCCGCACTGAAAACCTACGGCGATTATCGGATTCTGGTCTCTCCCGATCATCGCACGCCCTTGCGAACGCGGTCGCATGCTTATGGTGCTGTACCGTTCGCCATTTGCGGTACGGGGATTTCATCGAAGGGCCAAAACAGTTACGATGAAGTTGTGGCCGCCGCGAGCGATCTGGAATTCGATCCCGGCTGGAAGTTGATGAAATGGTTCCTCGGCAAGTAA
- a CDS encoding MBL fold metallo-hydrolase — translation MIRSLFGLALFLGFVQFAGAQDTGKKITIRWYGQSFFQIETSDKTLIVTDPHAMPEYNRNVVRADLVTCSHMHSDHVQVEILENSKEAKIYYGLDPKSKRSIFNPISAKFKNVTFYDVESDHDPDGGMTRGKNAIFVFEVDGLRICHLGDLGTILDEKQIKQIGKVDILLIPIGGVYTINGEKAKEVVRQLKPRLYIIPMHYGTKVLDSLQPPDEFLEGQKNVKKLEDTNALTIPVDLKQDNPVIVLLGWK, via the coding sequence ATGATACGCTCACTGTTCGGACTAGCTCTGTTCCTCGGCTTCGTCCAATTCGCCGGGGCCCAGGATACCGGCAAGAAGATCACCATTCGCTGGTACGGCCAGTCGTTCTTTCAGATCGAAACCAGCGACAAGACGCTGATTGTCACCGACCCGCATGCGATGCCGGAGTATAACCGCAACGTGGTACGGGCCGATCTGGTGACCTGCAGTCACATGCACAGCGATCACGTTCAGGTGGAAATCCTGGAGAACAGTAAGGAGGCCAAGATTTACTACGGCCTCGATCCGAAGTCGAAGCGATCGATCTTCAACCCGATCAGTGCGAAGTTCAAAAATGTGACCTTCTACGACGTCGAATCGGATCACGATCCCGATGGAGGTATGACCCGGGGCAAAAACGCGATATTCGTCTTCGAAGTGGACGGGTTGCGGATATGCCACTTGGGGGATCTGGGAACGATTCTGGACGAAAAGCAGATCAAGCAGATCGGCAAAGTCGATATTTTACTAATCCCTATCGGCGGCGTTTACACAATCAATGGTGAAAAAGCCAAAGAGGTCGTCCGGCAATTGAAGCCGCGCCTATACATTATCCCGATGCACTATGGGACCAAGGTGCTCGACAGCCTCCAACCCCCGGACGAGTTTCTGGAAGGCCAGAAAAACGTCAAAAAATTGGAGGATACCAACGCTTTGACAATTCCCGTGGATCTCAAACAGGATAATCCCGTGATTGTCCTTTTAGGCTGGAAGTGA
- a CDS encoding 2Fe-2S iron-sulfur cluster-binding protein, which translates to MAGVNPYIKAAKTELPVKKFTITFNIEETKEVKVFEVDPAKLPYGRTGLEGSILDIAYGANVEIDHSCGGVCACATCHVQITKGLESCNKATEDEEDMLDTARGLTTESRLGCQCVPNGTQDVVVTIPAWNKNMVKEGH; encoded by the coding sequence ATGGCTGGTGTGAACCCTTATATCAAGGCGGCGAAAACGGAACTCCCGGTGAAAAAATTCACGATTACTTTTAATATCGAAGAGACCAAAGAGGTAAAAGTTTTCGAGGTGGACCCGGCCAAGCTGCCTTATGGCCGCACGGGTCTCGAAGGCAGCATTCTGGATATTGCCTACGGCGCGAACGTGGAAATCGATCACTCCTGCGGCGGCGTTTGTGCCTGTGCCACCTGCCACGTGCAAATCACCAAGGGACTGGAAAGCTGCAACAAGGCCACCGAGGACGAAGAAGACATGCTCGATACCGCCCGCGGCCTGACCACCGAATCCCGCCTGGGCTGCCAGTGCGTGCCCAACGGCACGCAGGATGTGGTAGTGACCATCCCGGCCTGGAACAAAAACATGGTCAAGGAAGGGCACTAA
- a CDS encoding LptF/LptG family permease — MFGTILSRLILQELVKVFLLSLVALTGMFLLAGLIQEAAKNGLSPTQILRAIPLFIPNTLPYTIPATTLFATCVVYGRMAHDNEITVLRSAGVHILHLFKPALVLGLTTTAITFFLYLDLIPRTQRLMRNLLVSEAEDVLYSRLQQENCLRHPSMDYAIFVKEVQGKRLIDVIFKKRAKPKEGQNRATAGYDAIVQAREARLRLDPEQNLMMVDMQNVHVAGDQGTTGEVDNRTENMPIPEQIFGKDSRDRPSALTWLELEARKAEKLEEYETCNSRAMKVAEDLKGLSPGSDTYKNFQVEYQNQSVAAREHMKMILNINSEFQLRPALAFGCLCFVLIGAPVGIWANRADYLSVFMVCFLPTVFLYYPLMMSGTKFAKDGRLPTIPAVWLANGILFTISLGLIYRLSKK; from the coding sequence TTGTTTGGCACAATCTTAAGTCGGTTGATCTTACAGGAACTGGTGAAGGTCTTCTTACTTTCCCTGGTGGCCCTCACCGGAATGTTCCTGCTGGCGGGGCTGATTCAGGAGGCAGCGAAGAACGGTCTTTCGCCCACCCAGATTCTCCGGGCCATTCCGCTGTTCATCCCGAACACGCTCCCCTACACTATCCCGGCCACCACGCTATTCGCCACCTGCGTTGTCTACGGGCGCATGGCTCACGACAACGAAATCACGGTGCTTCGCTCCGCGGGGGTGCATATCCTGCACCTGTTCAAACCGGCCCTGGTGCTCGGACTGACGACCACCGCCATCACCTTCTTCCTCTACCTCGATCTGATTCCTCGTACCCAACGCCTGATGCGTAATCTGCTGGTTTCCGAAGCCGAAGACGTACTCTACAGCCGACTGCAACAGGAAAATTGCCTTCGACATCCGAGTATGGACTACGCCATTTTCGTCAAAGAGGTTCAGGGCAAACGGCTGATCGATGTGATCTTCAAGAAGCGGGCCAAACCGAAGGAAGGTCAGAACCGTGCTACCGCGGGTTATGATGCTATCGTACAGGCTCGCGAAGCTCGCTTGCGTCTCGACCCGGAGCAGAATCTGATGATGGTCGACATGCAGAACGTTCATGTCGCCGGCGATCAGGGAACTACGGGGGAAGTCGATAATCGAACGGAGAACATGCCGATTCCCGAACAGATTTTCGGTAAGGATTCCCGGGACCGGCCGTCCGCTTTGACCTGGCTGGAACTGGAGGCTCGCAAGGCCGAGAAACTTGAAGAGTACGAAACCTGCAACTCCCGGGCGATGAAGGTCGCGGAGGATTTGAAAGGACTATCGCCAGGCTCCGATACTTACAAAAACTTCCAGGTCGAATACCAGAATCAGAGCGTCGCGGCCCGGGAGCATATGAAGATGATTCTGAACATCAATTCCGAATTCCAGCTGCGGCCCGCACTGGCCTTCGGGTGTCTGTGCTTCGTGCTGATCGGAGCTCCGGTGGGAATCTGGGCCAATCGCGCCGACTACCTGAGCGTGTTCATGGTCTGCTTCCTGCCGACCGTTTTCCTCTATTATCCGCTCATGATGAGCGGGACGAAATTCGCCAAGGACGGCAGACTGCCGACAATACCCGCGGTCTGGTTGGCGAACGGCATCCTCTTCACGATTTCACTAGGCCTGATTTACCGCTTGTCCAAGAAATAA